A portion of the Carya illinoinensis cultivar Pawnee chromosome 11, C.illinoinensisPawnee_v1, whole genome shotgun sequence genome contains these proteins:
- the LOC122281265 gene encoding disease resistance protein RPV1-like isoform X2: protein MGQHETTAARRGSLKRKLEPEFEDRKEDAKVLSLEPRVHRHVNIRHSAMELPKEVNSNPAITNTSFSMASPTLPSPCPSVCNYDVFLSFKGEDTRKNFTDHLYSALMRVGIHTFRDEGELPRGEIISTELHNVIHGSKVSIVVFSKGYAYSKWCLNELVEIIHCAKIRGQTLLPIFYHVDPSDIRKQTGTFADAFARHEELFKNDMERVEGWRAALTEACSRSGLDIKEVANGYEARLIDQIVKEVLSKLKPAEYLDVAIHPVGVNSRVEEMKALLNLETSDVRIVGIYGMGGIGKTTIAKAVYNQIRDTFEGSSCLIDIKEKSEQLVRLQKQLLFDILKMKKFRIDSVDRGIRLIQERIQGRRVLVVLDDVDDLKQIYALVGQCKWFGPGSRVIITTRNEHLLTQAQVNGKYEVRKLDVSESLQLFSWHAFGMAHPTEDYLDLSYSAMKYAGGLPLALEVLGCFLFRRSVIEWKSELEILQKMPHDKIHKILKRSFDSLDHNRKIIFLDIACFFVRVEKEYVIAILDGCGFSSISGINILVQRALLRIDMQHKLVMHDLIRDMGREIVREESDQYPGKRSRLWFRNDVLSVLHKDTGSKAVQGLILYPFDELRDDERLRTKASVGKGHILNSPELKEENMKAEAFEANGFTLHLPGLKVEHLKTEAFANMQNLRLLQINAVHLTGSFEYLSKELRWLCWHVCPLKFLPKNFHLENLVVLEMRYNNLTQIWEGNRILNSLKFLNLSYSRTLIKLPDFLQVPHLEILLLDKCVNLVELHESIKHLKGLVSLSLRGCKKVRNLPESISNLTSLEILNLSGCLKLDKLPEKLGNLTTLKKFFANSTAIKQLPSSFSLLKNLKAISLFGHEGTSLESWLSCFSSWISSPKCFNPLNLVRASVVGFYSLGNLVLNNCNLSEAENAIDLGGLPSLRELDLSKNKFCKLPQGIGLLSKLGMLRLENCASLHSISELPAKLRILFANGCSSMERLSLSPSSQLFGLSLNNCSKLVEIQGLNLEPISFIEMIGCDNLPSNFRINLLQYPSTQSAAPRLFCLPGHENLNSPQLQVMIHNKSRGYHHVLVRIWFDDCVGISQNLFLSQAHVIRNKLKTVDFPEKEMEMVSGEEIEVSFNNSSSADIEVSKCGVHLLLEKPNVIDNHGSMVQYLSYDTAKNAEMSAAAVDDEISFHYEVED, encoded by the exons CCGTGCCCAAGTGTTTGCAATTATGATGTCTTTCTAAGTTTTAAAGGTGAAGACACTCGCAAGAATTTCACTGATCACTTGTACTCCGCCTTAATGCGAGTTGGAATACATACATTTCGAGATGAAGGAGAGCTCCCCAGGGGAGAGATCATCTCTACCGAACTGCACAACGTGATTCATGGATCAAAAGTTTCCATTGTGGTTTTCTCAAAAGGCTATGCTTATTCTAAGTGGTGCCTTAATGAGCTTGTCGAGATTATACACTGTGCAAAAATTAGAGGCCAAACTCTTCTTCCTATATTTTATCATGTGGACCCCTCGGATATCCGAAAACAAACTGGAACTTTTGCAGATGCATTTGCTAGGCATGAAGAGCTATTTAAGAATGATATGGAACGGGTGGAGGGGTGGAGAGCAGCACTTACAGAAGCTTGTTCTCGTTCCGGCTTGGATATTAAGGAAGTGGCAAACGG GTATGAAGCAAGACTCATAGACCAAATTGTGAAAGAAGTTTTAAGTAAATTGAAGCCAGCTGAGTATTTGGACGTTGCCATTCACCCAGTAGGAGTCAATTCACGTGTTGAAGAGATGAAAGCTTTATTAAATCTTGAAACAAGTGATGTTCGCATTGTTGGCATCTATGGGATGGGCGGTATTGGTAAAACCACGATAGCAAAAGCTGTCTATAACCAAATACGTGATACATTTGAAGGAAGCAGTTGTCTTATCGATATCAAGGAAAAGTCTGAACAGTTGGTTCGTTTACAAAAACAACTTCTTTTTGATATCttgaaaatgaagaaatttaGGATTGATAGTGTTGATAGAGGTATCAGATTGATTCAAGAAAGAATTCAAGGCAGAAGAGTCCTTGTTGTTCTTGATGACGTGGATGACTTGAAACAAATATATGCCTTAGTTGGACAATGCAAATGGTTTGGTCCCGGAAGCAGAGTCATTATAACAACTAGAAATGAACATTTGCTGACACAAGCACAAGTGAATGGAAAGTATGAGGTTAGAAAATTGGATGTGTCTGAATCTCTTCAACTTTTCAGTTGGCATGCCTTTGGAATGGCCCATCCGACGGAAGATTACCTGGACCTTTCATATAGTGCCATGAAATATGCTGGAGGACTTCCATTAGCTCTTGAAGTTCTAGGTTGTTTTCTGTTTAGAAGAAGTGTCATTGAATGGAAAAGTGAGTtggaaatattacaaaaaatgcCTCACGACAAGAttcataaaatacttaaaagaagtTTCGATTCCCTTGATCATAATAGAAAGATCATATTCCTtgatattgcatgtttctttgtcCGTGTAGAGAAAGAATATGTCATTGCAATACTTGATGGTTGTGGCTTCTCATCCATAAGCGGGATTAACATTCTTGTTCAAAGGGCCCTCTTGAGAATTGACATGCAACATAAATTGGTGATGCATGATTTGATTCGAGATATGGGAAGGGAAATTGTTCGTGAAGAATCGGACCAATATCCAGGAAAGCGTAGTAGATTGTGGTTTCGCAATGACGTCTTGAGTGTATTGCACAAAGATACG GGATCGAAAGCAGTGCAGGGTCTCATCCTATATCCATTTGATGAGCTTAGAGATGATGAACGTTTGAGGACCAAAGCATCTGTTGGGAAGGGTCACATCCTAAACTCACCCGAGCTTAAAGAAGAAAACATGAAAGCCGAAGCATTTGAAGCGAATGGTTTCACCCTACATTTGCCTGGGCTTAAAGTAGAACATTTGAAAACGGAAGCATTTGCAAATATGCAGAATTTGAGACTGCTACAAATCAATGCTGTACATCTCACAGGAAGTTTCGAATATCTTTCCAAGGAGCTAAGATGGCTTTGTTGGCATGTCTGCCCTCTGAAATTTTTacctaaaaattttcatctagaGAACCTTGTTGTTCTTGAAATGCGGTACAACAATCTCACACAAATCTGGGAAGGGAACAGG ATACTCAACAGTTTAAAATTTCTTAATCTCAGCTATTCCAGAACTCTCATAAAATTGCCAGACTTCTTACAAGTCCCACATCTAGAGATACTATTACTTGACAAATGTGTAAACTTGGTTGAACTGCATGAGTCTATTAAACATCTGAAAGGGCTGGTCAGTCTGAGTTTAAGAGGCTGCAAGAAAGTTAGAAATCTTCCAGAAAGCATTTCTAACTTAACATCTCTTGAAATTCTTAACTTGTCAGGCTGCTTAAAACTTGACAAGTTGCCAGAGAAATTGGGGAATTTGACGactttaaaaaagttttttgcAAACAGCACTGCTATCAAGCAATTACCATCCTCCTTTAGTCTTTTGAAGAATCTCAAAGCCATATCATTATTTGGACATGAAGGAACTTCTTTAGAATCTTGGTTGTCATGCTTCTCATCGTGGATTTCATCACCAAAATGCTTCAACCCCTTGAATTTGGTACGAGCTTcagttgttggattttattCTTTGGGAAATCTAGTTCTCAATAACTGCAACTTGTCTGAAGCTGAGAATGCCATTGATCTCGGAGGTTTACCTTCACTTCGAGAATTGGATCtatcaaaaaacaaattttgtaaGCTACCTCAAGGCATTGGTCTTCTCTCTAAATTAGGAATGTTGCGTTTGGAAAATTGTGCATCCCTTCACTCAATTTCAGAACTCCCTGCAAAGCTACGGATCCTGTTTGCAAATGGTTGCTCATCAATGGAAAGGCTCTCACTTTCTCCGAGTTCACAATTATTTGGTCTTTCCCTCAATAACTGCAGCAAACTGGTTGAGATTCAGGGCTTGAATTTGGAACCAATTTCATTCATTGAAATGATTGGGTGCGACAATCTACCATCCAATTTTAGGATTAATCTTCtccag TATCCGTCAACCCAGAGTGCTGCGCCAAGACTATTTTGCCTCCCTGGCCATGAG AACTTGAACTCGCCACAGCTGCAAGTGATGATCCATAATAAATCCCGAGGCTACCATCATGTTCTTGTTCGCATATGGTTTGACGATTGTGTAGGCATTTCACAAAACTTGTTCTTATCCCAAGCGCATGTTATAAGAAATAAGTTGAAGACAGTAGATTTTccagaaaaagaaatggaaatggTTAGTGGAGAGGAAATCGAGGTGTCTTTTAATAATTCGAGCTCGGCCGACATTGAGGTGAGCAAGTGTGGCGTTCATCTTCTGCTGGAGAAGCCAAATGTAATAGATAACCATGGAAGTATGGTCCAATATCTCAGTTATGATACTGCTAAAAATGCTGAAATGTCTGCTGCAGCCGTTGATGATGAGATCTCTTTCCATTATGAAGTTGAGGACTAA
- the LOC122281265 gene encoding disease resistance protein RPV1-like isoform X1: MGQHETTAARRGSLKRKLEPEFEDRKEDAKVLSLEPRVHRHVNIRHSAMELPKEVNSNPAITNTSFSMASPTLPSPCPSVCNYDVFLSFKGEDTRKNFTDHLYSALMRVGIHTFRDEGELPRGEIISTELHNVIHGSKVSIVVFSKGYAYSKWCLNELVEIIHCAKIRGQTLLPIFYHVDPSDIRKQTGTFADAFARHEELFKNDMERVEGWRAALTEACSRSGLDIKEVANGYEARLIDQIVKEVLSKLKPAEYLDVAIHPVGVNSRVEEMKALLNLETSDVRIVGIYGMGGIGKTTIAKAVYNQIRDTFEGSSCLIDIKEKSEQLVRLQKQLLFDILKMKKFRIDSVDRGIRLIQERIQGRRVLVVLDDVDDLKQIYALVGQCKWFGPGSRVIITTRNEHLLTQAQVNGKYEVRKLDVSESLQLFSWHAFGMAHPTEDYLDLSYSAMKYAGGLPLALEVLGCFLFRRSVIEWKSELEILQKMPHDKIHKILKRSFDSLDHNRKIIFLDIACFFVRVEKEYVIAILDGCGFSSISGINILVQRALLRIDMQHKLVMHDLIRDMGREIVREESDQYPGKRSRLWFRNDVLSVLHKDTGSKAVQGLILYPFDELRDDERLRTKASVGKGHILNSPELKEENMKAEAFEANGFTLHLPGLKVEHLKTEAFANMQNLRLLQINAVHLTGSFEYLSKELRWLCWHVCPLKFLPKNFHLENLVVLEMRYNNLTQIWEGNRILNSLKFLNLSYSRTLIKLPDFLQVPHLEILLLDKCVNLVELHESIKHLKGLVSLSLRGCKKVRNLPESISNLTSLEILNLSGCLKLDKLPEKLGNLTTLKKFFANSTAIKQLPSSFSLLKNLKAISLFGHEGTSLESWLSCFSSWISSPKCFNPLNLVRASVVGFYSLGNLVLNNCNLSEAENAIDLGGLPSLRELDLSKNKFCKLPQGIGLLSKLGMLRLENCASLHSISELPAKLRILFANGCSSMERLSLSPSSQLFGLSLNNCSKLVEIQGLNLEPISFIEMIGCDNLPSNFRINLLQYPSTQSAAPRLFCLPGHEVPNWFRHQRIGSSISFRVPSPSEGEIRMLLICAVCTFQNLNSPQLQVMIHNKSRGYHHVLVRIWFDDCVGISQNLFLSQAHVIRNKLKTVDFPEKEMEMVSGEEIEVSFNNSSSADIEVSKCGVHLLLEKPNVIDNHGSMVQYLSYDTAKNAEMSAAAVDDEISFHYEVED, translated from the exons CCGTGCCCAAGTGTTTGCAATTATGATGTCTTTCTAAGTTTTAAAGGTGAAGACACTCGCAAGAATTTCACTGATCACTTGTACTCCGCCTTAATGCGAGTTGGAATACATACATTTCGAGATGAAGGAGAGCTCCCCAGGGGAGAGATCATCTCTACCGAACTGCACAACGTGATTCATGGATCAAAAGTTTCCATTGTGGTTTTCTCAAAAGGCTATGCTTATTCTAAGTGGTGCCTTAATGAGCTTGTCGAGATTATACACTGTGCAAAAATTAGAGGCCAAACTCTTCTTCCTATATTTTATCATGTGGACCCCTCGGATATCCGAAAACAAACTGGAACTTTTGCAGATGCATTTGCTAGGCATGAAGAGCTATTTAAGAATGATATGGAACGGGTGGAGGGGTGGAGAGCAGCACTTACAGAAGCTTGTTCTCGTTCCGGCTTGGATATTAAGGAAGTGGCAAACGG GTATGAAGCAAGACTCATAGACCAAATTGTGAAAGAAGTTTTAAGTAAATTGAAGCCAGCTGAGTATTTGGACGTTGCCATTCACCCAGTAGGAGTCAATTCACGTGTTGAAGAGATGAAAGCTTTATTAAATCTTGAAACAAGTGATGTTCGCATTGTTGGCATCTATGGGATGGGCGGTATTGGTAAAACCACGATAGCAAAAGCTGTCTATAACCAAATACGTGATACATTTGAAGGAAGCAGTTGTCTTATCGATATCAAGGAAAAGTCTGAACAGTTGGTTCGTTTACAAAAACAACTTCTTTTTGATATCttgaaaatgaagaaatttaGGATTGATAGTGTTGATAGAGGTATCAGATTGATTCAAGAAAGAATTCAAGGCAGAAGAGTCCTTGTTGTTCTTGATGACGTGGATGACTTGAAACAAATATATGCCTTAGTTGGACAATGCAAATGGTTTGGTCCCGGAAGCAGAGTCATTATAACAACTAGAAATGAACATTTGCTGACACAAGCACAAGTGAATGGAAAGTATGAGGTTAGAAAATTGGATGTGTCTGAATCTCTTCAACTTTTCAGTTGGCATGCCTTTGGAATGGCCCATCCGACGGAAGATTACCTGGACCTTTCATATAGTGCCATGAAATATGCTGGAGGACTTCCATTAGCTCTTGAAGTTCTAGGTTGTTTTCTGTTTAGAAGAAGTGTCATTGAATGGAAAAGTGAGTtggaaatattacaaaaaatgcCTCACGACAAGAttcataaaatacttaaaagaagtTTCGATTCCCTTGATCATAATAGAAAGATCATATTCCTtgatattgcatgtttctttgtcCGTGTAGAGAAAGAATATGTCATTGCAATACTTGATGGTTGTGGCTTCTCATCCATAAGCGGGATTAACATTCTTGTTCAAAGGGCCCTCTTGAGAATTGACATGCAACATAAATTGGTGATGCATGATTTGATTCGAGATATGGGAAGGGAAATTGTTCGTGAAGAATCGGACCAATATCCAGGAAAGCGTAGTAGATTGTGGTTTCGCAATGACGTCTTGAGTGTATTGCACAAAGATACG GGATCGAAAGCAGTGCAGGGTCTCATCCTATATCCATTTGATGAGCTTAGAGATGATGAACGTTTGAGGACCAAAGCATCTGTTGGGAAGGGTCACATCCTAAACTCACCCGAGCTTAAAGAAGAAAACATGAAAGCCGAAGCATTTGAAGCGAATGGTTTCACCCTACATTTGCCTGGGCTTAAAGTAGAACATTTGAAAACGGAAGCATTTGCAAATATGCAGAATTTGAGACTGCTACAAATCAATGCTGTACATCTCACAGGAAGTTTCGAATATCTTTCCAAGGAGCTAAGATGGCTTTGTTGGCATGTCTGCCCTCTGAAATTTTTacctaaaaattttcatctagaGAACCTTGTTGTTCTTGAAATGCGGTACAACAATCTCACACAAATCTGGGAAGGGAACAGG ATACTCAACAGTTTAAAATTTCTTAATCTCAGCTATTCCAGAACTCTCATAAAATTGCCAGACTTCTTACAAGTCCCACATCTAGAGATACTATTACTTGACAAATGTGTAAACTTGGTTGAACTGCATGAGTCTATTAAACATCTGAAAGGGCTGGTCAGTCTGAGTTTAAGAGGCTGCAAGAAAGTTAGAAATCTTCCAGAAAGCATTTCTAACTTAACATCTCTTGAAATTCTTAACTTGTCAGGCTGCTTAAAACTTGACAAGTTGCCAGAGAAATTGGGGAATTTGACGactttaaaaaagttttttgcAAACAGCACTGCTATCAAGCAATTACCATCCTCCTTTAGTCTTTTGAAGAATCTCAAAGCCATATCATTATTTGGACATGAAGGAACTTCTTTAGAATCTTGGTTGTCATGCTTCTCATCGTGGATTTCATCACCAAAATGCTTCAACCCCTTGAATTTGGTACGAGCTTcagttgttggattttattCTTTGGGAAATCTAGTTCTCAATAACTGCAACTTGTCTGAAGCTGAGAATGCCATTGATCTCGGAGGTTTACCTTCACTTCGAGAATTGGATCtatcaaaaaacaaattttgtaaGCTACCTCAAGGCATTGGTCTTCTCTCTAAATTAGGAATGTTGCGTTTGGAAAATTGTGCATCCCTTCACTCAATTTCAGAACTCCCTGCAAAGCTACGGATCCTGTTTGCAAATGGTTGCTCATCAATGGAAAGGCTCTCACTTTCTCCGAGTTCACAATTATTTGGTCTTTCCCTCAATAACTGCAGCAAACTGGTTGAGATTCAGGGCTTGAATTTGGAACCAATTTCATTCATTGAAATGATTGGGTGCGACAATCTACCATCCAATTTTAGGATTAATCTTCtccag TATCCGTCAACCCAGAGTGCTGCGCCAAGACTATTTTGCCTCCCTGGCCATGAGGTTCCAAATTGGTTTAGGCATCAAAGAATTGGATCTTCAATTTCCTTTCGTGTACCTTCTCCTTCAGAAGGTGAGATTCGCATGCTACTTATTTGCGCTGTTTGTACATTTCAGAACTTGAACTCGCCACAGCTGCAAGTGATGATCCATAATAAATCCCGAGGCTACCATCATGTTCTTGTTCGCATATGGTTTGACGATTGTGTAGGCATTTCACAAAACTTGTTCTTATCCCAAGCGCATGTTATAAGAAATAAGTTGAAGACAGTAGATTTTccagaaaaagaaatggaaatggTTAGTGGAGAGGAAATCGAGGTGTCTTTTAATAATTCGAGCTCGGCCGACATTGAGGTGAGCAAGTGTGGCGTTCATCTTCTGCTGGAGAAGCCAAATGTAATAGATAACCATGGAAGTATGGTCCAATATCTCAGTTATGATACTGCTAAAAATGCTGAAATGTCTGCTGCAGCCGTTGATGATGAGATCTCTTTCCATTATGAAGTTGAGGACTAA